A single genomic interval of Streptococcus oralis subsp. dentisani harbors:
- a CDS encoding ribonuclease Y, with product MEIMTIAIVVFAVIIGLVIGYVSISAKMKSSQEAAELMLLNAEQEATNLRGQAEREADLLLNEAKSESKSLKKEALLEAKEEARKYREEVDAEFKSERQELKQIESRLTERATSLDRKDDNLTNKEKTLEQKEQSISDRAKNLDAREEQLEEVERQKEAELERIGSLSQAEARDIILAQTEENLTKEIASRIREAEQEVKERSDKIAKDILVQAMQRIAGDYVAESTNSTVHLPDDTMKGRIIGREGRNIRTFESLTGVDVIIDDTPEVVTLSGFDPIRREIARMTMEMLLKDGRIHPARIEELVEKNRQEIDNKIREYGEAAAYEIGAPNLHPDLMKIMGRLQFRTSYGQNVLRHSIEVAKLSGIIASELGENAALARRAGFLHDIGKAIDREVEGSHVEIGTELARKYKEHPVVVNTIASHHGDVEAESVIAVIVAAADALSAARPGARSESLESYIKRLHDLEEIANGFEGVQNSFALQAGREIRIMVNPGQIKDDKVTILAHKVREKIENNLDYPGNIKVTVIRELRAVDYAK from the coding sequence ATGGAAATCATGACCATTGCGATTGTTGTTTTTGCCGTCATCATTGGTTTAGTCATTGGATATGTCAGCATCTCAGCTAAGATGAAATCATCTCAAGAGGCTGCAGAGTTGATGCTTCTAAATGCTGAACAAGAAGCAACTAATTTACGAGGACAAGCTGAGCGCGAAGCGGATTTATTGCTAAATGAAGCCAAGAGCGAAAGCAAGTCTCTTAAAAAAGAAGCACTATTGGAGGCCAAAGAGGAAGCCAGAAAATACCGTGAAGAAGTGGACGCTGAATTTAAGTCAGAACGTCAGGAACTCAAGCAAATTGAAAGTCGTTTGACGGAGAGAGCTACGAGTCTTGACCGCAAAGACGACAATTTGACGAACAAAGAAAAAACACTTGAACAAAAAGAACAAAGTATTTCTGATAGAGCAAAAAACCTTGATGCACGTGAAGAGCAATTAGAGGAAGTCGAAAGACAAAAAGAAGCTGAACTTGAACGTATCGGTTCCCTTTCCCAAGCTGAGGCTCGAGATATTATCTTGGCTCAGACAGAGGAAAACTTGACTAAGGAAATTGCTAGCCGCATTCGTGAGGCTGAGCAAGAAGTGAAGGAACGTTCAGACAAGATTGCTAAAGATATCTTGGTTCAGGCTATGCAGCGTATCGCTGGTGATTATGTAGCGGAGTCAACAAACTCTACAGTTCACCTACCAGATGATACCATGAAGGGACGCATTATCGGTCGTGAAGGACGTAATATTCGTACCTTTGAAAGTTTGACAGGGGTCGATGTTATCATCGACGACACGCCAGAAGTGGTAACCTTGTCAGGATTTGATCCGATTCGTCGTGAAATTGCTCGTATGACCATGGAAATGTTGCTCAAAGATGGCCGTATCCACCCAGCTCGTATCGAGGAGTTGGTGGAGAAAAACCGTCAGGAGATTGACAACAAAATCCGTGAATACGGTGAGGCTGCTGCCTATGAGATTGGTGCGCCAAACCTCCATCCAGACTTGATGAAGATTATGGGACGTTTGCAGTTCCGTACTTCATATGGACAAAATGTCTTGCGTCATTCGATTGAGGTTGCTAAGTTGTCTGGTATCATCGCGAGTGAACTTGGTGAAAATGCAGCTCTTGCCCGTCGTGCTGGCTTCCTTCACGACATCGGGAAAGCTATTGACCGCGAGGTTGAAGGTAGCCACGTTGAGATTGGTACGGAGTTGGCTCGTAAGTACAAGGAACACCCAGTTGTGGTGAATACCATTGCTAGCCACCACGGCGATGTCGAAGCCGAAAGCGTCATTGCAGTGATCGTTGCTGCAGCAGATGCCTTGAGTGCAGCGCGTCCAGGTGCTCGTAGCGAGTCTCTTGAAAGCTACATCAAGCGTCTCCATGATTTGGAAGAAATCGCCAATGGCTTTGAAGGAGTGCAAAATAGTTTTGCCCTTCAAGCAGGACGTGAAATCCGTATCATGGTTAATCCAGGACAAATCAAGGACGACAAAGTCACAATCTTGGCTCACAAAGTTCGTGAGAAAATTGAAAACAATCTCGATTACCCAGGAAATATCAAGGTAACCGTGATTCGCGAACTTCGTGCAGTAGATTATGCTAAATAA
- the gmk gene encoding guanylate kinase, producing the protein MADRGLLIVFSGPSGVGKGTVRREIFESSENQFQYSVSMTTRAQRPGEVDGVDYFFRTREEFEELIRQGQMLEYAEYVGNYYGTPLTYVNETLDKGIDVFLEIEVQGALQVKKKAPDAVFIFLTPPDLDELQDRLVGRGTDSAEVIAQRIEKAKEEIALMREYDYAIVNDQVPLAAERVKRVIEAEHFRVDRVIGHYQEMLPKSPTTR; encoded by the coding sequence ATGGCAGACCGAGGCTTGCTAATCGTTTTTTCTGGTCCTTCAGGAGTTGGGAAAGGAACGGTTAGAAGAGAGATTTTTGAGAGTTCTGAGAATCAATTTCAATACTCTGTATCGATGACGACGCGTGCGCAACGTCCTGGTGAAGTGGACGGAGTGGACTATTTCTTCCGTACTCGTGAAGAGTTTGAAGAACTGATACGTCAAGGTCAGATGTTGGAATATGCAGAATATGTCGGTAACTACTACGGAACTCCTCTGACCTATGTCAACGAAACCCTAGATAAGGGAATCGATGTCTTTCTTGAGATTGAAGTCCAAGGAGCCCTTCAGGTTAAGAAAAAGGCCCCAGACGCTGTCTTTATCTTTCTAACGCCACCAGATTTGGATGAATTGCAAGATCGTTTGGTAGGTCGTGGAACAGATAGCGCTGAAGTGATTGCCCAACGAATCGAAAAAGCCAAGGAAGAAATTGCCCTCATGCGTGAGTATGATTATGCCATTGTCAACGATCAGGTGCCCCTCGCTGCTGAACGTGTCAAGCGTGTGATCGAAGCAGAACACTTCCGTGTGGACCGTGTTATTGGTCACTACCAGGAGATGTTGCCAAAATCTCCAACTACTCGATAA